The following coding sequences are from one Microtus pennsylvanicus isolate mMicPen1 chromosome 1, mMicPen1.hap1, whole genome shotgun sequence window:
- the LOC142848163 gene encoding protein DGCR6 — MDRYAAAGDEAADRARQQERHYQLLSALQSLVKELPSSFQQRLSYTTLSDLALALLDGTVFEIVQGLLEIQHLTEKSLYNQRLRLQNEHRVLRQALRQKHLEAQQTCRPHNLPVLQAAQQRELEAMEHRIREEQQTMDRKIVLELDRKVADQQSTLEKAGVAGFYVTTNPQELTLQMNLLELIRKLQQRGCQVGKAAL, encoded by the exons ATGGACCGCTACGCGGCCGCCGGGGATGAGGCGGCCGACCGGGCCCGGCAGCAGGAGCGGCACTATCAGCTGCTGTCAGCGCTGCAGAGCCTGGTCAAGGAGCTGCCCAG ctcctttcAGCAGCGCCTGTCCTACACAACGCTCAGCGACTTGGCTCTGGCGCTGCTCGACGGCACCGTGTTCGAGATCGTGCAGGGGCTTCTGGAGATCCAGCATCTCACCGAGAAGAGCCTGTACAACCAGCGACTGCGGCTGCAGAACGAACACCGAG TGCTCAGGCAGGCCCTAAGGCAGAAGCATCTGGAAGCCCAGCAGACCTGCCGGCCCCACAACTTGCCAGTGCTCCAGGCAGCCCAGCAGCGTGAGCTGGAG GCCATGGAGCATCGAATCCGGGAGGAGCAGCAGACAATGGACCGTAagattgtcctggaactggacCGGAAGGTTGCCGACCAGCAGAGCACACTGGAGAAGGCAGGAGTAGCTGGTTTCTATGTGACCACAAATCCTCAG GAGCTGACGCTGCAGATGAACCTATTGGAACTCATCAGGAAGCTGCAGCAGAGAGGCTGCCAAGTAGGAAAGGCAGCCCTGTGA